The Megalops cyprinoides isolate fMegCyp1 chromosome 10, fMegCyp1.pri, whole genome shotgun sequence genome window below encodes:
- the si:dkey-79d12.5 gene encoding protein BTG3, whose product MKREVRAGVDFLRRLAQERGGVDEARAKQFAEKLQELLCEKYANHWYPDNPSKGQGFRCIRMNGGAPCDESVLKACKDSKLRPSELGLPREITLWIDPLEVCARSGEGCRYFTVARFKGQEEEEEPGDQEGQTVTTDSGNQDTSDYHSASSSDCGSEVSSDTEEELKEGELEEGKKNEEKKEAETDESKPFVIAMRPRIREPREPRKSKKSQAPNLQYFYHPAPVWPQYKKKGPIFLTTVCPPPPTPVLGYYVLPKPPPQFIVPQATLQPWGAVKG is encoded by the exons ATGAAGAGAGAGGTGAGAGCAGGTGTGGACTTCCTGAGACGTCTTGCCCAGGAGCGAGGTGGTGTGGATGAGGCCAGAGCCAAGCAGTTTGCAGAGAAACTGCAAGAGTTACTTTGCGAGAAGTACGCCAATCACTGGTACCCTGACAATCCCAGCAAAGGGCAAGGTTTCAG gtgCATCAGGATGAACGGTGGGGCTCCCTGCGATGAGTCTGTGCTGAAGGCATGCAAGGACAGCAAGCTGAGGCCCTCTGAGCTGGGCCTGCCCCGTGAGATCACGCTGTGGATCGATCCCCTGGAGGTGTGCGCTCG GTCGGGTGAGGGCTGTCGATATTTCACAGTGGCTCGTTTCAAagggcaggaggaggaagaggaaccGGGAGACCAGGAGGGGCAGACAGTCACCACAGACTCAGGGAATCAGGACACTTCCGACTATCACTCTGCCAGTTCTTCTGACTGTGGATCTGAAGTCTCCAGTGATactgaggaggagctgaaggagggagagctggaggaaggaaagaaaaatgaggagaaaaaggaggcagagacagatgAGAGCAAACCCTTTGTGATCGCCATGAGACCAAGAATTCGGGAGCCGAGAGAACCTCGCAAGAGCAAGAAATCCcag GCCCCCAATCTCCAGTACTTCTACCATCCGGCACCTGTGTGGCCCCAGTACAAGAAGAAGGGCCCTATTTTTCTCACCACGgtatgcccccctcccccgactCCAGTCCTGGGGTACTACGTCCTCCCCAAGCCGCCACCGCAGTTCATTGTACCCCAGGCCACTCTGCAGCCTTGGGGGGCAGTGAAGGGCTAA